From Coriobacteriia bacterium, the proteins below share one genomic window:
- a CDS encoding radical SAM protein has translation MSNNVGDSSARPDLELEEEFGEDDGTISEQEMAEAEAGCGQAAVAIPVGTSAGRPAETSSGASHPAGVGFGHPAGIPGGPSGHPAGIPGGPSERQRHGGARSVGFRPGGGPAAIAYQERTGIKAPRIIAWEITRSCNLSCVHCRAAAEFGHYDGELSLDQIKATVDDIVTISNPIIILTGGEPLMRPDIWEIVDYCHEKGAMPVIGTNATLITEDIAAKMAEHKIPRISVSIDFPTADGHDEFRAQPGCFDQTIAGIKMAKAAGVGVQINTTVTTRNAHLIEEIHDLAESLDVDAFHIFMLVPTGRGSEILAEELPPDEYEKVLTWAYHRQKTSPLHFKPTDAPHYYRIIRQLAKAEGKKVTREEYGLDAMTRGCLGGITFCFVSHVGDIQPCGYFDMQLGNVKDKPFSEIWTESQVFNDLRDYSLLKGKCGACEYKAVCGGCRARALEITGDYLEAEPYCAYEPPAWKGECSLDEAAAEVGVSTTGHD, from the coding sequence GTGAGCAATAACGTCGGCGACAGCTCTGCACGTCCGGACCTCGAGCTCGAAGAGGAGTTCGGCGAGGACGACGGAACGATCAGCGAGCAGGAAATGGCTGAGGCTGAGGCTGGCTGCGGTCAGGCGGCCGTTGCGATTCCGGTCGGCACGTCGGCGGGGCGCCCTGCGGAAACGTCCTCGGGTGCTTCTCACCCTGCGGGAGTCGGCTTCGGCCATCCGGCTGGCATCCCCGGGGGCCCCAGCGGCCATCCGGCTGGCATCCCCGGGGGCCCCAGCGAGCGTCAGCGGCACGGCGGCGCGCGCAGCGTGGGCTTTCGGCCGGGCGGCGGCCCGGCGGCCATCGCCTACCAGGAGCGCACCGGCATCAAGGCCCCGCGCATCATCGCGTGGGAGATCACGCGCAGCTGCAACCTGAGCTGCGTGCACTGCCGGGCAGCGGCGGAGTTCGGCCACTACGACGGCGAGCTCTCGCTCGATCAGATCAAGGCGACCGTCGACGACATCGTCACCATCAGCAACCCCATCATCATCCTCACCGGTGGTGAGCCACTGATGCGCCCCGACATCTGGGAGATCGTGGACTACTGCCACGAGAAGGGCGCCATGCCGGTCATCGGGACCAACGCGACCCTCATCACCGAGGACATCGCCGCCAAGATGGCCGAGCACAAGATCCCGCGCATCAGTGTGTCTATCGACTTCCCGACCGCCGACGGACACGACGAGTTCCGCGCGCAGCCGGGCTGCTTCGACCAGACTATCGCGGGCATCAAGATGGCCAAGGCCGCGGGGGTTGGCGTCCAGATCAACACCACCGTCACCACGCGCAACGCCCATCTCATCGAGGAGATCCACGATCTGGCCGAGTCACTCGATGTCGATGCCTTCCACATCTTCATGCTGGTGCCCACGGGGCGCGGATCCGAGATCCTCGCCGAGGAGCTTCCGCCCGACGAGTACGAGAAGGTACTCACGTGGGCCTACCACCGCCAGAAGACGAGCCCGCTGCACTTCAAGCCGACTGACGCGCCGCACTACTACCGCATCATCCGTCAGCTCGCCAAGGCCGAAGGCAAGAAGGTCACGCGCGAAGAGTACGGACTCGACGCGATGACGCGGGGTTGCCTCGGCGGCATCACCTTCTGCTTCGTCAGTCATGTGGGCGACATTCAGCCGTGTGGGTACTTCGATATGCAGCTCGGCAACGTCAAGGACAAGCCGTTCTCCGAGATATGGACCGAGTCGCAGGTCTTCAACGATCTGCGCGACTACTCGCTGCTGAAGGGCAAGTGCGGGGCATGCGAGTACAAGGCGGTCTGCGGGGGGTGCCGCGCACGCGCACTCGAAATCACCGGCGACTACCTCGAAGCCGAGCCGTACTGCGCCTACGAGCCGCCGGCGTGGAAGGGTGAGTGCTCGCTCGATGAGGCGGCGGCCGAGGTCGGCGTTTCGACCACCGGCCACGACTGA
- the cls gene encoding cardiolipin synthase — protein sequence MFWQIIQSWPSITVAILVMYWIAVTVVVITDEREPTETLAWLLVLFAFPGVGLLFYFLFGRNWKKIAQRSAWMKDIFALARPTMDRVWGQYSATENALLEWAEPRGYAPIIKTALAADTTHVMPAYDVTILKDGKALYDTLKTDLRNAKDTINFQVFIWERDKLTAELTAILSERAQAGVEVRLLTDYVGCMAYKKDEIKQMQAAGVKFHADLPDWRKINYMDHRKIIVIDSVIGYVGGLNVGQEYIDGQPHYQSWRDTHSKFHGPAVADLQKLFAARWHENSKESLFNERFFPKEYPSDGVMVPAITVAQAVELLWDPARRVHEAAMAAARERIWIQSPYFIPTPDIYEIMVNQALAGKDVRLMITGVPDKNLPWRAAHSFFHKFLLAGGKIYMYEPGFFHGKTITIDGEMCAIGTMNMDIRSLALHKEVMTWYFSKDIATQHDAIFEEDMSKSSQVTLETVANWPASFKLRNSVSRLMSNLM from the coding sequence ATGTTCTGGCAAATCATACAGTCTTGGCCGTCCATCACGGTCGCCATTCTGGTCATGTACTGGATCGCCGTGACGGTCGTCGTCATCACCGACGAGCGCGAACCCACCGAGACCCTCGCATGGCTGCTCGTGCTGTTCGCTTTCCCGGGCGTAGGACTGTTGTTCTACTTCCTGTTCGGGCGCAACTGGAAGAAGATCGCTCAGCGCAGCGCCTGGATGAAGGATATCTTCGCGCTCGCGCGGCCCACGATGGATCGCGTCTGGGGACAGTACTCTGCGACCGAGAATGCCCTACTCGAATGGGCCGAGCCACGCGGCTACGCACCCATCATCAAGACTGCGCTCGCCGCTGACACCACGCACGTCATGCCCGCGTACGACGTGACGATCCTGAAGGACGGCAAGGCGCTCTACGACACGCTGAAAACGGACCTCCGCAACGCCAAGGACACCATCAACTTCCAGGTCTTCATCTGGGAGCGCGACAAGCTGACCGCCGAACTCACGGCGATCCTGAGCGAGCGCGCCCAGGCCGGCGTCGAGGTCCGGCTGCTCACCGACTACGTCGGCTGCATGGCCTACAAGAAAGATGAGATCAAGCAGATGCAGGCGGCGGGCGTGAAGTTCCACGCCGACCTACCTGACTGGCGCAAGATCAACTACATGGACCACCGTAAGATCATCGTCATCGATAGCGTGATCGGCTACGTGGGCGGGCTGAATGTCGGCCAGGAGTACATCGACGGTCAGCCGCATTACCAGTCATGGCGTGACACCCACAGCAAGTTCCACGGACCTGCCGTGGCAGATCTCCAGAAGCTCTTCGCGGCCCGCTGGCACGAGAACTCCAAAGAGAGCCTGTTCAACGAGCGCTTCTTCCCCAAGGAGTACCCAAGCGACGGAGTCATGGTGCCCGCGATCACCGTGGCTCAGGCCGTCGAGCTGCTGTGGGATCCGGCCCGCCGCGTCCACGAGGCGGCGATGGCCGCAGCGCGTGAACGCATCTGGATCCAGTCGCCGTACTTCATTCCGACCCCCGACATCTACGAGATCATGGTCAACCAAGCGCTGGCAGGCAAGGATGTGCGCCTGATGATCACCGGCGTGCCCGACAAGAACCTGCCCTGGCGCGCAGCTCACTCGTTCTTCCACAAGTTCTTGCTCGCTGGCGGCAAGATCTACATGTACGAGCCGGGCTTCTTCCACGGCAAGACGATCACCATCGATGGCGAGATGTGCGCCATCGGCACCATGAACATGGACATCCGCAGTCTCGCCCTGCACAAAGAAGTCATGACGTGGTACTTCAGCAAAGACATAGCTACTCAGCACGACGCCATCTTCGAGGAAGACATGAGCAAGTCCTCGCAGGTCACGCTTGAAACAGTCGCGAACTGGCCTGCGTCGTTCAAGTTGCGCAACTCCGTCTCGAGGCTGATGTCGAACCTGATGTAA
- a CDS encoding helix-turn-helix transcriptional regulator, producing MPTAYINARKLREVALLIRSTRTTMDMTQEDLAKSAGCSKSLISRIERGERSLTIQKADALSVCLGLPKRELIDGATDQRVMQPWLLAPLPRSTHWVQVADHFQGLKRPAAMGLLRSGGSRADSVVQDIFGDVSDMVRLLQVAAFEHIHQDVRAAARGALVRVAKQASETESPFRTARGCDQ from the coding sequence GTGCCTACGGCCTACATCAACGCACGAAAGCTCAGAGAAGTCGCGCTGCTCATCCGCTCTACCAGAACGACCATGGACATGACTCAGGAGGACCTCGCCAAGTCCGCGGGGTGCAGCAAGTCGCTCATCTCGCGCATCGAGAGGGGGGAGCGCTCTCTCACGATCCAGAAGGCCGACGCGCTCAGTGTGTGTCTCGGTCTACCGAAGCGCGAGCTGATCGACGGCGCGACGGATCAACGGGTCATGCAGCCTTGGCTTCTTGCCCCTCTGCCCCGGAGCACCCATTGGGTACAGGTGGCGGATCACTTCCAGGGCCTGAAGCGACCCGCAGCGATGGGGCTTCTGCGGTCAGGGGGCTCGCGTGCAGATAGTGTCGTGCAAGACATCTTCGGCGACGTCTCGGATATGGTCCGGCTACTGCAGGTCGCCGCCTTCGAGCACATACACCAAGACGTGAGGGCTGCGGCCCGCGGCGCCCTTGTTCGGGTGGCCAAGCAGGCTTCAGAAACCGAGTCGCCGTTCAGAACTGCACGAGGGTGCGATCAGTGA
- the hemB gene encoding porphobilinogen synthase, which translates to MQFPTYRPRRLRANETIRAMVRETSVSPADLIYPLFVKPGTGKKDEIKSMPGQHQLSVDMLAAEIDELNALGVPAVILFGLPSSKDAAGSEAYDSDGIVQRAIRAIKAHDPEFYVITDVCMCEYTDHGHCGILDDAGCVINDVTLELLAKEAVSHVEAGADMVAPSDMMDGRVAAIRAALDAEGYQDTPIMAYSVKYASGYYGPFRDAADSAPTFGDRKQYQMDPANAEEGLREAALDIDEGADLVMVKPALAYMDMIWRVKNEYGYPTAAYNVSGEYAMVKAAAANGWIDEERVVLETLLGFKRAGADLILTYHAKDAARWLRNA; encoded by the coding sequence ATGCAGTTCCCTACCTATCGTCCCCGCCGACTGCGTGCGAACGAGACCATTCGCGCCATGGTGCGCGAGACTTCGGTGTCGCCCGCAGACCTCATTTATCCGCTGTTCGTCAAGCCGGGTACCGGCAAGAAGGACGAGATCAAGTCGATGCCCGGACAGCACCAACTGTCCGTCGACATGCTGGCGGCTGAGATCGACGAGCTCAATGCACTGGGCGTGCCTGCCGTTATCCTCTTCGGACTTCCGAGCAGCAAGGATGCCGCGGGCTCCGAGGCTTACGACTCGGACGGGATCGTCCAGCGGGCCATTCGGGCGATCAAGGCCCACGACCCGGAGTTCTACGTGATCACTGACGTGTGCATGTGCGAGTACACCGACCATGGGCACTGCGGAATTCTCGATGATGCGGGGTGCGTCATCAACGACGTGACGCTCGAGCTGCTGGCCAAGGAGGCTGTCAGCCACGTCGAGGCCGGCGCCGACATGGTCGCACCGAGCGACATGATGGACGGGCGCGTCGCGGCCATCCGTGCGGCGCTTGACGCCGAGGGCTACCAGGACACGCCGATCATGGCGTACTCGGTGAAGTACGCGAGCGGCTACTATGGCCCCTTCAGAGATGCGGCGGACTCGGCTCCGACGTTCGGCGACCGCAAGCAGTACCAGATGGATCCGGCGAACGCCGAAGAGGGCCTGCGAGAGGCGGCGCTCGATATCGACGAAGGGGCCGATCTCGTCATGGTGAAGCCAGCGTTGGCCTACATGGACATGATCTGGCGCGTGAAGAATGAGTACGGCTATCCGACGGCCGCCTACAACGTGAGCGGCGAGTACGCGATGGTGAAGGCGGCCGCGGCGAACGGTTGGATCGACGAAGAGCGCGTCGTGCTCGAGACGTTGCTCGGATTCAAGCGTGCCGGTGCGGATCTCATCTTGACCTACCACGCCAAGGACGCCGCGAGGTGGCTGCGCAACGCGTAG
- a CDS encoding uroporphyrinogen-III synthase, with product MTAHSATHTAQAKEPLAGRSVVVTRTREQSRSLAAPLEALGAEVIVCPVIAIVDPPDTGPADEAIAHLGEYDWVVLTSVNAVERLLALMGACGCSLDALAATQVAAVGDATAQALEDAGVTVGLLPPEEFSAEGLIDEFVARGVGPGWRILVPRALKAREVLPQTLRGLGAVVDVVPVYQTVAAEPDPKVVERLRQGVDAVTFTSPSTVRNFLAVLEAAGLVVDATLGHTVLASIGPVTSEALVEAGLVADVEADPSTVPALVDALAARLAR from the coding sequence GTGACGGCTCACTCCGCCACCCATACCGCGCAGGCCAAAGAGCCCCTCGCCGGGCGCTCTGTCGTCGTGACCCGCACGCGCGAGCAGTCACGTTCACTTGCCGCGCCCCTCGAGGCGCTCGGTGCCGAAGTGATCGTGTGCCCCGTCATCGCCATCGTCGACCCGCCTGACACGGGGCCTGCCGACGAAGCCATCGCGCACCTTGGCGAGTATGACTGGGTCGTCCTGACGTCCGTCAACGCTGTCGAGAGACTCCTCGCCCTCATGGGGGCGTGTGGATGCTCGTTAGACGCGTTGGCAGCGACGCAGGTAGCAGCTGTGGGCGATGCGACCGCCCAGGCGCTCGAGGACGCTGGTGTCACGGTCGGGCTTCTGCCACCTGAGGAGTTCAGCGCAGAGGGCCTCATCGACGAGTTCGTGGCGCGAGGCGTAGGGCCGGGCTGGCGGATCCTTGTGCCGCGCGCGCTCAAGGCCCGCGAGGTCCTCCCGCAGACGCTGCGCGGATTGGGCGCGGTGGTGGATGTCGTTCCGGTGTATCAGACGGTTGCAGCTGAACCTGACCCGAAGGTGGTCGAGCGGCTGAGGCAGGGCGTGGACGCGGTGACGTTCACCAGCCCGTCCACGGTACGCAACTTCCTCGCCGTGCTCGAGGCGGCCGGGCTCGTTGTGGACGCGACGCTCGGTCACACGGTGCTCGCCAGCATCGGGCCCGTGACCTCGGAGGCGCTCGTTGAGGCGGGCCTGGTTGCCGACGTCGAGGCGGACCCGTCCACGGTTCCGGCACTCGTTGATGCGCTCGCCGCTCGGCTGGCCCGCTAG